In Microbacterium binotii, one DNA window encodes the following:
- a CDS encoding ribose-5-phosphate isomerase, protein MRIHIATDHAGLEFSTRLQHHLAEAGHDVVDHGPLEYDPVDDYPAFCIRAAQAVVRDQAAGIDTLGIVFGGSGNGEQIAANKVAGIRAALVWNIATAELAREHNDANVIAIGARQHTFEEATTFIDRFIATPFSNEERHVRRIAQIADFERDGSLLPDPRAGVARPDVLDDASSSFDPEAG, encoded by the coding sequence ATGCGCATCCACATCGCCACGGATCACGCCGGCCTCGAGTTCTCGACGCGCCTGCAGCACCATCTCGCCGAAGCCGGTCACGACGTCGTCGACCACGGGCCCCTGGAATACGACCCGGTCGACGACTATCCGGCGTTCTGCATCCGTGCCGCTCAGGCGGTCGTTCGCGATCAGGCGGCCGGCATCGACACGCTGGGCATCGTGTTCGGCGGCTCCGGCAACGGCGAGCAGATCGCGGCGAACAAGGTCGCGGGAATCCGGGCGGCGCTGGTGTGGAACATCGCGACGGCCGAGCTCGCGCGCGAGCACAACGACGCGAACGTCATCGCGATCGGCGCGCGTCAGCACACGTTCGAGGAGGCGACGACCTTCATCGACCGCTTCATCGCCACGCCGTTCTCGAACGAGGAGCGCCACGTGCGCCGCATCGCGCAGATCGCGGATTTCGAGCGTGACGGGTCCCTTCTTCCCGACCCGCGTGCGGGTGTCGCGCGCCCCGATGTGCTCGACGACGCGTCCAGCAGCTTCGACCCGGAAGCGGGCTGA
- the pepN gene encoding aminopeptidase N, with protein sequence MPGENLTRIEAQERRAVVDTESYEIALDLTTGAELFRSTSTIRFAATEGASTFVDLIAERVHRITLNGVDIDPSAFADSRIQLENLAAHNVLTVDADARYTNSGEGLHRFVDPVDGEVYLYSQFEVPDSRRVFAVFEQPDLKATFQFTITAPASWQVVSNSPTPEPAPTGDGIATWTFEPTPRISSYITALIAGPYEVTRSELTSSSGRVIPLGVFARKSLWQYLDADYVFEKTRQGFAYFEEKFGVAYPFAKYDQLFVPEFNAGAMENAGAVTFTETYVFRSKVTDAVKERRVVTILHELAHMWFGDLVTMKWWNDLWLNESFAEWASTIATAEATEWTEAWTTFNAMEKSWAYRQDQLPSTHPVVAEINDLEDVQVNFDGITYAKGGSVLKQLAAWVGVEAFFAGVSAYFQKHAWGNTELPDLLTELETTSGRDLSGWSKKWLETAGVNTLTPAVDESVDGTISKFSIIQTAPADYPTIRPHRLGIGFYDLQGDALVRVHHIELDVDGDRTDVAELVGHRRPDLILLNDDDLAYAKIRLDDRSLATAVAHLSKISDPLARSLVWGAAWDQTRDAEASASEYVQLVLGNIAAETESTTVRTTLAQLQLTANAYVDPAKRDATRAAVADGLWDLAQGAAAGSDSQLQFVTAFASAATTPEHFARVRSLRERELVLDGLEIDADLSWALLVSLAAGGLVTTTDIDAALAADNTAKGGEFAAQAKAALPTAEAKRAAWDALVGSDDLPNTVVRSAAAGFTHPAGRDLLVPFVSTYFDMLLPVWESRSYQIANYLIVGLYPAPLADVALRDATRTWLIENRDAPAALRRLVAENLAGVERALSVQEADA encoded by the coding sequence GTGCCTGGAGAGAACCTCACCCGGATCGAGGCGCAGGAGCGCCGCGCGGTCGTCGACACCGAGTCGTACGAGATCGCGCTGGATCTGACCACGGGAGCGGAGCTGTTCCGCTCGACCAGCACCATCCGATTCGCCGCCACCGAGGGCGCTTCGACCTTCGTCGACCTCATCGCCGAGCGTGTGCACCGGATCACGCTCAACGGCGTCGACATCGACCCCTCCGCCTTCGCGGACTCCCGCATCCAGCTGGAGAACCTCGCCGCCCACAACGTGCTGACCGTCGACGCCGACGCGCGGTACACCAACAGCGGCGAGGGCCTGCACCGGTTCGTCGACCCGGTCGACGGCGAGGTCTACCTCTACTCGCAGTTCGAGGTACCCGATTCGCGGCGCGTGTTCGCCGTGTTCGAGCAGCCCGATCTGAAGGCGACCTTCCAGTTCACGATCACCGCTCCCGCCTCCTGGCAGGTCGTCTCCAACTCCCCCACGCCCGAGCCCGCGCCCACGGGCGACGGCATCGCGACGTGGACGTTCGAGCCCACTCCGCGCATCTCGTCGTACATCACGGCGCTCATCGCGGGGCCCTATGAGGTCACCCGCTCCGAGCTCACCAGCTCGTCCGGCCGCGTCATCCCGCTGGGTGTGTTCGCGCGCAAGAGCCTGTGGCAGTACCTCGACGCCGACTACGTCTTCGAGAAGACCCGTCAGGGATTCGCGTACTTCGAGGAGAAGTTCGGCGTCGCCTATCCGTTCGCGAAGTACGACCAGCTCTTCGTGCCGGAGTTCAACGCGGGTGCGATGGAGAACGCGGGCGCCGTGACGTTCACGGAGACGTACGTGTTCCGCAGCAAGGTCACGGATGCGGTGAAGGAGCGTCGTGTCGTCACGATCCTCCACGAGCTGGCCCACATGTGGTTCGGCGATCTCGTCACCATGAAGTGGTGGAACGACCTCTGGCTGAACGAGTCGTTCGCCGAGTGGGCATCCACCATCGCCACCGCCGAGGCCACCGAGTGGACCGAGGCATGGACGACGTTCAACGCGATGGAGAAGTCCTGGGCCTACCGCCAGGACCAGCTGCCCTCGACGCACCCCGTCGTCGCGGAGATCAACGACCTGGAGGATGTCCAGGTCAACTTCGACGGCATCACCTACGCCAAGGGCGGCTCCGTCCTGAAGCAGCTCGCCGCGTGGGTCGGCGTCGAGGCCTTCTTCGCCGGCGTGTCCGCGTACTTCCAGAAGCACGCGTGGGGCAACACCGAGCTGCCCGATCTGCTGACGGAGCTCGAGACCACGAGCGGCCGCGATCTGTCGGGCTGGTCGAAGAAGTGGCTGGAGACGGCCGGCGTCAACACGCTCACCCCTGCGGTGGACGAGTCCGTGGACGGCACCATCAGCAAGTTCTCCATCATCCAGACGGCTCCGGCGGACTACCCCACCATCCGTCCGCACCGTCTCGGCATCGGCTTCTACGACCTGCAGGGCGACGCCCTCGTGCGCGTGCACCACATCGAGCTCGACGTCGACGGCGACCGCACCGACGTCGCCGAGCTCGTGGGCCACCGTCGCCCCGACCTCATCCTCCTGAACGACGACGACCTCGCGTACGCGAAGATCCGGCTCGACGACCGGTCGTTGGCCACAGCCGTCGCTCACCTGTCGAAGATCAGCGACCCGCTCGCCCGTTCCCTCGTATGGGGCGCCGCCTGGGATCAGACGCGGGATGCGGAGGCCTCCGCCTCGGAGTACGTCCAGCTGGTCCTCGGCAACATCGCCGCCGAGACCGAGTCCACGACCGTGCGCACGACGCTCGCGCAGCTGCAGCTGACCGCGAACGCCTATGTCGACCCCGCCAAGCGCGATGCCACGCGTGCCGCCGTCGCCGACGGCCTCTGGGACCTCGCGCAGGGCGCCGCCGCGGGAAGCGACAGCCAGCTGCAGTTCGTGACCGCGTTCGCGTCCGCCGCGACGACCCCGGAGCACTTCGCGCGCGTGCGGAGCCTCCGCGAGCGCGAGCTCGTCCTCGACGGTCTGGAGATCGACGCCGACCTGTCCTGGGCGCTGCTCGTCTCGCTCGCAGCGGGCGGACTCGTCACCACGACGGACATCGACGCCGCCCTCGCGGCGGACAACACGGCCAAGGGCGGAGAGTTCGCCGCCCAGGCGAAGGCGGCACTGCCCACGGCAGAGGCCAAGCGGGCCGCGTGGGACGCGCTGGTCGGTTCCGACGACCTTCCCAACACCGTCGTCCGCTCGGCCGCCGCCGGCTTCACCCACCCGGCAGGTCGCGACCTGCTGGTCCCGTTCGTGTCGACCTACTTCGACATGCTGCTGCCGGTCTGGGAATCGCGCAGCTACCAGATCGCGAACTACCTCATCGTCGGCCTGTACCCGGCGCCTCTCGCGGATGTCGCGCTGCGCGACGCGACGCGTACCTGGCTCATCGAGAACCGCGACGCGCCGGCGGCACTGCGCCGTCTGGTCGCAGAGAATCTCGCCGGAGTGGAGCGCGCCCTCTCCGTCCAGGAGGCGGACGCCTGA
- a CDS encoding ferrochelatase, which translates to MTSPEQTPLQTETPGTPVPFASAHAASGPPWVEQPTAYDAVLLAGFGGPEGQDDVIPFLRNVTRGRGIPDERLEEVAHHYRHFGGVSPINAQNRALKAALEAEIARRGLALPVYWGNRNWGPYLEDAVQEAAEAGHTTLLAVATSAYSSFSSCRQYREDFARVLDATNLGGQVTIDKVRQFFDHPGFVSTFIEGVSEAVSGFLAEGVPAEQIRVLFSTHSIPTADAQRSGPRDRDFGPGGAYEAQHLAVAEVVMAQSAPEIGWKLVYQSRSGPASQPWLEPDINDEITELAAAGVTAVAIVPLGFVSDHMEVLWDLDTEAMETAEEVGIRAVRTPTPGIDPAYVSGLVDLIEERLAGTPADQRPHRTSLGPWFDVCRPGCCENIRAGFKPAAAGIAP; encoded by the coding sequence GTGACTTCCCCTGAACAGACCCCTCTTCAGACCGAGACGCCCGGCACCCCTGTGCCCTTCGCATCGGCACACGCCGCGAGCGGTCCGCCCTGGGTCGAGCAGCCCACCGCCTACGACGCCGTCCTGCTCGCCGGGTTCGGGGGGCCCGAGGGGCAGGACGACGTCATCCCGTTCCTGCGCAACGTCACCCGCGGGCGCGGTATCCCGGACGAACGTCTGGAGGAGGTGGCGCACCACTATCGCCACTTCGGCGGCGTGAGCCCCATCAACGCGCAGAACCGCGCGCTGAAGGCCGCGCTCGAGGCCGAGATCGCCCGCCGTGGTCTCGCCCTGCCGGTCTACTGGGGAAACCGCAACTGGGGCCCGTACCTGGAGGATGCCGTGCAGGAGGCGGCGGAGGCCGGTCACACGACCCTGCTGGCGGTCGCGACGAGCGCCTACAGCTCGTTCTCCAGCTGTCGCCAGTACCGCGAGGACTTCGCCCGCGTCCTGGACGCGACGAACCTGGGCGGGCAGGTGACGATCGACAAGGTGCGTCAGTTCTTCGACCACCCGGGATTCGTGTCGACGTTCATCGAGGGCGTCAGCGAGGCCGTTTCGGGCTTCCTCGCCGAGGGCGTGCCGGCCGAGCAGATCCGCGTGCTGTTCTCGACGCACTCCATTCCGACCGCCGACGCGCAGCGCTCCGGTCCGCGCGACCGCGACTTCGGCCCCGGCGGCGCCTACGAGGCCCAGCACCTGGCGGTCGCGGAGGTCGTCATGGCGCAGTCGGCACCGGAGATCGGGTGGAAGCTCGTTTACCAGTCGCGTTCGGGTCCCGCATCCCAGCCCTGGCTCGAGCCCGACATCAACGACGAGATCACGGAACTCGCGGCGGCCGGGGTCACGGCCGTGGCGATCGTGCCCCTCGGCTTCGTGAGCGACCACATGGAGGTTCTGTGGGACCTCGACACGGAGGCCATGGAGACGGCGGAGGAGGTCGGCATCCGTGCCGTCCGCACACCGACGCCCGGCATCGATCCCGCATACGTGTCGGGACTCGTGGATCTGATCGAGGAGCGACTCGCCGGTACTCCGGCCGATCAGCGTCCGCACCGGACGTCGCTCGGTCCATGGTTCGACGTGTGCCGCCCCGGTTGCTGCGAGAACATCAGGGCGGGCTTCAAGCCCGCAGCCGCCGGCATCGCCCCGTGA